Proteins from a genomic interval of Rosa chinensis cultivar Old Blush chromosome 2, RchiOBHm-V2, whole genome shotgun sequence:
- the LOC112189100 gene encoding polygalacturonase QRT3 — protein MMPRNAIATLVKLLMGFLCITVFHFNYGESSYPGDAGTHGSTYYQDPIRRMALMKASLHNLRTVAVSSPQGSSSSRVHHATEYGADPTGISDSTEALQQAISDAFISRIEGAHLMEGIADLGGTQLHLDGGTYKISRPLRLPDTTGAGNFMIYGGSLLASDNFPNDRHLIELWSESNSFKYEDITLKDLMINSNFRGGGIAIINSLRTTIDNCYISSFTSNGILIHGGHETFVRNSFIGQHSNVGGDHREKHFSGIGIDINGNDNAVTDVIIFSAAVGIMVRGQANILTGVHCYNKATGWGGIGIHIRSPGLTQTRILNSYFDFTGIVAEDPVQLHISGSFFLGNAFVLIKSLKGVISGLTIVDNMFAGDYTGTQIVQFDQSNGQYFTTIDQVVVDRNVVRGMILKSTVAKGSKWSNGTKWTVDFSEVLLFPDLIQNVQYTLQASASFPNHILRNVSHNRVTVETDVPVSATLHVLVDQSMLGYVL, from the coding sequence ATGATGCCCAGAAATGCTATTGCTACGTTAGTGAAACTGTTGATGGGATTTCTGTGCATAACTGTATTTCATTTCAATTACGGAGAAAGCTCATACCCAGGTGATGCAGGTACTCATGGCAGCACTTATTACCAGGACCCAATAAGGCGCATGGCTTTGATGAAGGCTTCATTACATAACCTCCGCACTGTTGCCGTCTCTAGTCCTCAaggatcatcatcatcacgtGTTCATCACGCGACTGAGTATGGTGCTGACCCGACCGGAATATCGGACAGCACCGAAGCACTCCAGCAAGCTATTTCTGATGCCTTCATATCTCGTATTGAAGGGGCACACTTGATGGAGGGTATTGCTGATCTTGGAGGCACTCAGCTTCATCTTGATGGAGGGACATACAAGATCAGCCGTCCGTTGCGTTTACCAGATACCACCGGTGCAGGAAACTTTATGATATATGGTGGATCCCTTCTCGCATCCGACAATTTTCCGAACGACCGCCATCTGATCGAGTTGTGGTCAGAGTCAAACTCTTTCAAGTACGAGGACATTACGCTCAAGGACCTTATGATAAACTCAAATTTCAGAGGTGGTGGAATTGCAATTATTAATTCACTAAGGACTACTATAGATAATTGCTACATATCAAGTTTCACTAGCAATGGCATACTAATCCACGGTGGCCATGAAACATTTGTTAGAAACTCCTTCATCGGCCAACACAGCAACGTTGGCGGTGACCATCGTGAAAAGCATTTTTCCGGCATTGGAATTGACATTAACGGGAATGACAATGCAGTTACCGATGTGATTATTTTCTCGGCAGCGGTCGGCATAATGGTACGAGGACAAGCCAATATTCTCACCGGGGTGCATTGTTATAACAAGGCCACCGGATGGGGTGGGATTGGAATTCATATTCGGTCACCCGGGTTGACCCAAACCCGGATTTTGAATTCCTATTTTGATTTCACGGGGATCGTGGCCGAGGACCCCGTCCAGCTCCATATATCCGGATCATTCTTCTTAGGCAATGCCTTTGTTTTGATAAAATCCTTGAAGGGTGTGATTTCTGGGCTAACCATTGTCGACAATATGTTCGCAGGTGATTATACTGGTACGCAAATAGTCCAATTTGATCAATCAAATGGACAATATTTCACCACTATTGATCAAGTTGTGGTAGATCGAAATGTAGTACGTGGTATGATCCTTAAATCGACGGTGGCTAAGGGGTCAAAGTGGAGTAACGGGACAAAGTGGACAGTTGATTTCTCAGAAGTCCTCCTTTTCCCCGACCTGATACAAAATGTCCAATACACATTGCAGGCAAGTGCATCATTTCCAAACCATATTCTACGGAATGTGAGTCACAACCGTGTCACGGTAGAAACAGATGTGCCTGTATCAGCGACGTTGCATGTATTAGTGGATCAAAGCATGCTTGGCTATGTATTATAG